The genome window ACCAGATCGGACTCCGCTTTGCTCCCGCGGGACAGGATCCCGATACCGGCGCGCTCCGTCTCAACCGCCTCGCGTCGGTGGATTCATCGGACTTTCTCATCACGTTTCCGAGCTCGGCGGCGTTTCGCCTGTTCAAGAGCCGGAGCGAGGCGCGGCTTCTCGCATCGCCCAAGCTGCGCGCGACCGAGGGTCAGCCCGCCGAGCTGCGGCTCGGACAAGAGGTCCCCATACCGGTCACCTCTTTCGTCTCTCAATTCGGCACTGGCGGCGTGCCCCAGACTCCGGTGACTTCGTTTCAGTACCGGAACGTCGGCCTCAACATCACGATCACTCCCAAGGTCTTCGTGGACGGCGAGATCGAGCTGCAGCTCGCGCTCGAGACCAGCAGCCAGCTCGATACCCGCCTCATCGGCGGGATCGAGCTTCCCGTCTTCGGGCTGCGCAACGTGAACAACGTGGTGCGCCTGCGCGACGGGGAGACCAATCTCATTGGGGGACTGATCTCGGAGGATCAACGAAGAGGCATCTCCGGCGTGCCGGGCGTAACCGACGTTCCGCTTCTCAACAAGATCTTCGCCTTCAACGACGAGGAGACGGCACAAAACGACATTGTCTTTTCCATCACCCCCCACATCGTGCGGGCGCCGCGGGTGACGGAGGAGGACATGGCGCCTCTCCCGATGGGGACCGAGCAGCAGATCAAAGTGCCCGGGGCGCCCCCTAGCGTCTTCGACGCTTCACGCGACCGGCCGCCGCCACCGGAGGGACCGGCTTCGGAGCCCCCTGCCGAGCCCGAGCCGGAACCGGAACCGGAGCCGACTGAGCCAGAGCCCGAGCCGACCGAGCCCGAGCCGGAACCAGCGGCCCCGCCGCCCATCTCCGTTCTCTTCAGTCCACCGACTCTGAGCCTGGCGGTTGGGGAAAGCGCTGAGGTCGTGCTCCTCGCCGGGGGAGCGCAAGGGCTTTCCTCGGGCACGATCCGGCTCGACTACGATTCCGAAGTCCTCCGAATCGTCAACGTCCAGCCGGGTGCTTTCTTGTCGATCGACGGATTCCCGGTGAGCTTCACCCCGACGTTCAACCCCGACCGCGTGGACATCGAGTTTCTGCGCGCGGGCGACACGGTAGGGTTGGCCGGCTCGGGGCACCTGGTGCGTCTCACCATCGAGGCCCTCGAGCCCGCAACGTCCGTCGTCGTATCCCCTGTGGGCTTGCTGAGGAATCCCTCGGGACAGACTCTCCGCTCGAGCTTTGCTTCCTTACAGGTCGAGGTGCAGTGATGGTTCGGAGCTGGACTTTCGCCGCGGCCGCTTTGGGGGCTCTCTATCTCTCGAGCTGCAACGGGCAGGTGCCCCTCACGGCGCCCGCGAACGCGGAGCTCAGCATCACGGCCAACCCCACGGCGATACCGGTTTTCGACGGCACATCCACCATCACCGTCGTTGGGTTCAAGGGTCCCGACGACGGAGGGGGGCCGCTTGCGGACGGAACCCAGATCTTCTTCACCACGAACGTCGGCCTCATCGAGGAGCGGGTGGAGATGCACGACGGAGTGGCCCGCGGCACGCTGCGGAGCAACGGCCGCGCCGGCCTGGCGACCGTCACCGCGCGCTCGGGCGCCGGCATCACGGCTGCGCTCGAAACCCCCGTGCTCATCGGAAACGCCGAAGGCATCAACATCCTGCTCACCGCCAATCCCCCGACGGTGAGCCCGCCCGACTTCTCGACCGATCTCGTCGCAACCGTCTTCGACAACGACAACAACCGCATGGCGGGCGTTCCCATCATCTTCACGACCACGGCCGGCGCGCTCGCCTCTCAGAGCGCGAGCCTGAGGACCAACGCCCTCGGCCAGGCCACGGATCGGTTGACGCTTCTGGAGGAGACCTCGGCCTCGGTGACGGCGTTCTCGGGCGCGATTGCGTCGAATGCCGTGACAGTGGGCCGGGGCACCGAGCCCGGACCAGTCGTCAGCTCGATCTCGCCGACGTCGGGTCAACCCGGAGAGACGCTCAACGTAACCATCAACGGGCTCAACTTCCAGCCAGGCGCCGTCGTGAGCTTCGGAGAAGGCATCGCGGTGAACTCGGTCAGGTTCGTCAACTCTAACCAGCTCGTCGCGACCATCACGATCGATCTGAACATCCAGAACACGTCGGCGGCCCGTACCGTCACGGTGACGAATCCCGACGGTACCAGTGGAAACTTGCCGAACGCTTTCCGGATCATCACGCCGAGCCCGGCGCCCGTGATCACGGGCCTCAGTCCTACCGGTACCGCCACAC of Vicinamibacteria bacterium contains these proteins:
- a CDS encoding IPT/TIG domain-containing protein, translating into MVRSWTFAAAALGALYLSSCNGQVPLTAPANAELSITANPTAIPVFDGTSTITVVGFKGPDDGGGPLADGTQIFFTTNVGLIEERVEMHDGVARGTLRSNGRAGLATVTARSGAGITAALETPVLIGNAEGINILLTANPPTVSPPDFSTDLVATVFDNDNNRMAGVPIIFTTTAGALASQSASLRTNALGQATDRLTLLEETSASVTAFSGAIASNAVTVGRGTEPGPVVSSISPTSGQPGETLNVTINGLNFQPGAVVSFGEGIAVNSVRFVNSNQLVATITIDLNIQNTSAARTVTVTNPDGTSGNLPNAFRIITPSPAPVITGLSPTGTATRNANIQVTITGLNFQTGAQVTFTSSAGSVSIVSRVVSSSTQIVVTINIADPPIGPPTGLNIPFEVRVINPDLLQSNAATFTVN